A single window of Actinoallomurus bryophytorum DNA harbors:
- a CDS encoding CehA/McbA family metallohydrolase has translation MCLGGQCEHNVNPLTNASEGRQESAGGLDRRRLLAAAATGAAALTLAPVSFARAQAATAPPKGATGPGEVTRTVTGHLETGAADFVYLPVEVPKGVQKIAVEYSYDRPSVPAGTPGNSCDIGVFDQHGTKLGGKGFRGWSGGFRTSFEISASEATPGYLPGPVQAGTWNIVLGPYQVAPQGMNYQVKITLTFGAAGAAFVPTYPPRRAKGRGRTWYRGDGHLHTVHSDGKRLPSEVAAGARAAGLDYMISTDHNTSSSHAVWGEYAGDDLLIITGEEITTRNGHWLAWGLPAGEWIDWRYRSRDGDFHRFAQQVHRAGGLVVPAHPYCPYVACQWKFGYDDADAVEVWNGPWTYDDESAVDTWDARLGEAVRTGGRWLPAVGDSDAHSEPQVIGLPHNVVYADDLTTGAITSGLRAGRTWIAESASVGLAFTAGGNGRQAGIGETLTTPAAAPVDVRLEVQGVPNGTVRLITDEGQMHQESLPASGTGTVVWRTTSSLAAYVRAEVRHPMADGNPGHGNTMGPVLQWGPMAALTNPVFLKRA, from the coding sequence ATGTGTCTTGGCGGACAGTGTGAGCACAACGTCAACCCGTTGACGAACGCGAGTGAGGGGCGGCAGGAGAGTGCCGGCGGGCTTGATCGCCGTCGGCTGCTGGCCGCTGCCGCCACCGGGGCCGCCGCGCTCACGCTGGCCCCGGTGTCCTTCGCCCGCGCCCAGGCGGCCACCGCCCCGCCGAAGGGCGCGACCGGTCCGGGCGAGGTGACCCGTACGGTCACGGGGCACCTGGAGACCGGCGCGGCGGACTTCGTGTACCTCCCGGTGGAGGTACCCAAGGGCGTACAGAAGATCGCCGTTGAGTACTCCTACGACAGGCCGTCCGTCCCGGCGGGCACCCCGGGCAACTCCTGCGACATCGGCGTCTTCGACCAGCACGGCACCAAGCTCGGCGGCAAGGGTTTCCGTGGCTGGTCCGGTGGCTTCCGCACGTCTTTCGAGATCAGCGCGAGCGAGGCCACCCCGGGCTATCTCCCCGGTCCGGTCCAGGCCGGCACCTGGAACATCGTCCTTGGCCCGTACCAGGTGGCGCCGCAGGGCATGAACTACCAGGTCAAGATCACCTTGACCTTCGGTGCGGCAGGGGCCGCCTTCGTACCCACCTATCCGCCGCGGCGGGCCAAGGGGCGTGGCCGCACCTGGTACCGCGGCGACGGTCACCTTCACACGGTGCACTCCGACGGAAAGCGGCTGCCCTCCGAGGTGGCGGCCGGGGCGCGGGCGGCCGGGCTCGACTACATGATCTCGACCGACCACAACACGTCCTCCTCACATGCCGTCTGGGGCGAGTACGCCGGCGATGACCTGCTGATCATCACCGGCGAGGAGATCACCACCCGGAACGGCCACTGGCTGGCGTGGGGGCTGCCCGCCGGAGAGTGGATCGACTGGCGGTACCGCTCACGCGACGGCGACTTCCACCGGTTCGCCCAGCAGGTGCACCGCGCCGGCGGCCTCGTGGTCCCCGCCCACCCGTACTGCCCGTACGTCGCCTGCCAGTGGAAGTTCGGCTACGACGACGCCGACGCGGTGGAGGTGTGGAACGGCCCGTGGACCTACGACGATGAGTCGGCCGTCGACACCTGGGACGCCAGGCTCGGCGAGGCCGTGCGTACGGGCGGTCGGTGGCTCCCCGCCGTGGGCGACAGCGACGCCCACAGCGAACCCCAGGTCATCGGCCTGCCGCACAATGTCGTGTACGCGGACGACCTGACCACCGGCGCGATCACGAGCGGCCTGCGCGCGGGCCGTACCTGGATCGCCGAGTCGGCGTCCGTGGGGCTGGCGTTCACCGCCGGCGGTAACGGCCGGCAGGCCGGCATCGGCGAGACCCTGACCACTCCCGCCGCCGCCCCGGTCGACGTCCGCCTGGAGGTCCAGGGCGTACCCAACGGCACGGTCCGGCTCATCACCGACGAGGGCCAGATGCACCAGGAGTCCCTGCCCGCCTCCGGCACCGGCACCGTCGTGTGGCGGACGACGAGCTCGCTCGCCGCCTACGTACGCGCGGAGGTACGCCACCCGATGGCCGACGGCAACCCCGGCCACGGAAACACGATGGGCCCGGTGCTGCAGTGGGGACCCATGGCCGCGCTGACCAACCCGGTCTTCCTCAAACGCGCCTGA